GGTTTGCTTGCTTATCTTGTTAAATTTCTCTATTCTATTGTTAATGTCCTTCGTTCGCATCTCTTGCGGACAAGAAGTATAATACCACTTTCAGCAATTTATGTCAACTGTTTTTTATTTTTATTTTGTTGATTATTAATTTAAAACAAACTTTGTCTTAATCTATCCCAAGCATAGCAATGCTCGTCTTTAAAATAAAGTTTTTAAATATAATTTTTTCTAAATACAATTAAGTCATATATATCTTGGTTCATATAAGGACTAACTATTTTTTTTATTATTTTTTCCCATAAATCATTGAATTTCTTATAATCCATTATTTCCAATTGAATTAAAATTTTTTCTTTATATAAAATGTCTTCCTTTGTTTTTTTTAGTCCAAATGCTATTTTTTCTTTTATCTTTAAATAATTTTCTTTTTTTATTGATTTCTTTGAATAGTAATTCCATAAAAATTCTCTATCAAAATTTATTTCTTTATATATTATTTTTCTAATGGAACTAGCCATGTAATCAACAGAAACTTCCTTTGAAAACATTCCCTTTTCATCTAAAAGAGGTATGAAAACATCTTCAAAATGATAGTCTTGTATAGATTTACTAAAGATATTTAAATTTCTTAAAAATCTCTTAACTTTTACTGTATCTTTTTTCAAAAAATCTAGATCAACTTGATAAGTGGTCCCAATGTGAGGAAAGAGAAAACTAACCAAATCTTTAGAATGGCAAAAGTTAACTATTTTATCTTGAAATATCTCATTTTTATCAATTAATTCTTGAAATTTTATTCCATTATATATTTTCCCAACTAAATTTTCTATTTGGAAAAGTTCATTTATAAAATTTTCTTTTAAGAACAAATCTTTTCTTCTTTGAAATGGCAATTTTTTTAGTATATCTTTCAAATTAGTCTGCTTTGATATTGAATCAATAAAATCTTGAGTCATTAAAAAATTAAAATTATAATTTTTATCAACTAATAGGGTTCTTCTGTCCTTTATTATTTTATTTTTCTTTAATTCTTTTATTATAAAATTCTTATAACTTTCTTCAAAATCTTTGAAAATAATTTTTTCATCCTCAGTTAATCCACATTTTTCTAGTATTTTTTCATAATCAAAAAAATCGTCTATATTAATAATTCCATCTCTTCTTATACCAATGGAATTCCAAGTACGTGTCAAAGGAATCTTCATATATTTTTTGTAGGCAGTAAGGGAAACAAATTGAGCAATTCCACCACCTAGAGAATGTCCTGTTAATGAAATTTGTTCCAATTTTATTTTTTCTTTTTCTATTAAATCTTCAAAAACTTCAACCCCTTCAATAAACTGAAGAGGTCTTTTTCCCAATCCTATCATTAAATCTGTTTCTACAAAATCCCTATAAGCTTCTTCCAAGGGAGAAGTTTCACTCCCCCTGTAAGAAATTACATATTCATTTTTTTTCTTAAATACAACTGCATAAAATCCTGATTTTGTTCCCTTAAGACTTTTCCCAGTTTTATTTTCTATTTTATAAATTTTCCAATCTTTCATTTCTTTTAAAAAAAACTTTTCTCCATTAAGACAAACATCATTTTTCAAAAGATTATCATTAGTTGAAAGTTCCTTTAAATTCATTCCAATTAATACTTCCCCTACATTTTTACCTATAGAATCCTTTGGAAAATTAAAATAAGATAAAATCCCTAAAAATAAAAATTCTCTTGAAGTATGCATAATTTCTCCTTTTTTAATCCCTCACATATCCATATTTAGATAAAATTTCCTCTTCTTTCTTTCTCATTATTTTTTTATCATCTTCTTGAATATGATCATAACCTAATAAATGTAATAGTCCATGTGTTAGCACATAGTAAAACTCTCTTTTAAATGAATGTCCATAATCCTTTCTTTGTTCTTCCACTCTTTCTAAGGAAATTACCATATCTCCTAAACTATCATAAATACCACTTACACCTTCATCATTGTCATGATAAGCAAAGGATATTACATCTGTGGGAGAATCTTTTCCTCTATATTCTTTATTTATTCCTTGTATTTCTTCGTTCCCTGTTAATAAAATAGATATATAAACTTCCCTTTCACTTACATATTCTCTATTTAATAATTCCTTAACATATTGTTCAACACTATCATAGGATATTTCCTCTTCATAACCTTCTATATTCATCACTAAATCTAAATTAACTAACACTTTTCCTCCTAAAAATTTCTTTTTCTATTTTTTTTGACCTGGATATTTTATTCTAACATGATGTATCCCTATCAATGTCTTTGTAAACACTTTTATTATTATTTCTATTTCTTTAAAAGTTAAATCTGCATCTGATAATTGTCCGTCTTCTATCTTTCCTGAAATTACTTTTCTTATCATTTCTTCTATTGTTGTATATGTTTTTTTATCCAAACTACGTACAGCTGCTTCAACTGAATCAGCAAGCATTATTATAGCAGATTCTTTTGTTCTAGGTTTAGGACCTGAATATCTAAAATCTTCTTCTCTTATATTTAAACTATCCTGTTTAGCTTTATTATAAAAATAAGTTAGTAATGTTGTTCCCTGATGTTCATACATTATGTCCCTTATTTCTTTAGGAATCATATAGGCTTTCCCCAATTCTACACCTTCCTTAGTGTGAGAAAGTATTATTAAAGCACTTAGGGAAGGGGTTAATCCCTTATGTAAATTTTCTCCACCCTCTTGATTCTCAACAAAAAATTTTGGTCTCTTTAATTTCCCAATATCGTGATAATAACTTGCCACCCTTGTGAAAATACTATCTGCACCTATTTCTGCAGCTGCATTTTCTGAAATAGTAGCAACCATCATAGAGTGATAAAAAGTTCCTGGAGCCTTAACTGAAAGATCTCTTAGTAAAGGTTGGGAAAGGTCCCCCAATTCCAAAAGTTTAAAGGTTGTTAAAATATTAAAAGTTCTTTCAAAATATGGAACAATTGATATACTTAACATCCCAGACATTATTCCTGAAATTATTATTAAACCACTATTAAATAAAATTTCAAAACCAGCAACCTTTGAAAAATAAGCAATTATTATGTAAAAAATAAATTTAACAATTGATAACTGAACTCCTATGCTTATAAGCTGAGATCTTGTTTTTATATTCTTAAATAGTCTCACTCCAAAAACCATTGATAATAAAGAAATTATAAAATAAAAAACATTGTAACCTGTTAAAGGCATTATATAAGCTAAGTATATCATTCCCATCATAAAGGCAAAGTTAGAATTTACTAATACATCTAACAAAAAAAATACCATTTCAAAGGGTAATAAATATAAATATTTTATATCAATAAATCTATACACTAAAAACATTACAACAGTTATGAAAAATATAGACTTATATATCTTTTTATTTAACAATTCTTTTTTATAGCTACCATACAATAGATTATAGGCACCAACTGATATAGTTAATAAATAAACTATATTTGCAACAAATCTTAACAAGCTTTCCCCATATGAGTAAACTCCCGCTGCACTTAAAATATCTAATTTTCTTTCTGTTAAAACTTCCCCTTTTTTAGCAATTAAACTTCCTGCAGATATTTCTGTTATTTGCTCCCCTATCATTGATGTTTTTTCTTTTATTCCATTTTCTGTTTTTTCCTTGTCATAAATTAAGTTTGGTACTATAAATGATTTTAAAATTTTTGTTTCCAAATCATTTAATTGAGATATCTTTTCTTCAGTTTCGCTACCTAAACTAATTACTTGTCCTTCTTTTCTGACCCCTTTAGTATAGATGAATTTTACCATATTCAAGAGTTTTGTTTTTTGCTTTATTATTTCTGAAAGTTTTAATTTTGAAATATCTAGAATAATATTCTTATTTATATCTTTTCCAATAATATCTTCTATATATTTGTAATTAAAATCTAATTTTTTACCTCTTTTCAAATCTAGAATTTGATCATAAAAATTTTCCAATCCTTTTATGTTATTTTCTTCAACTTCTGGAACACTAATGTATTCTTTTTTAGAGGTTAATATCAGCTCTTGAACTATTGCCTTTCTTTTATTTATATCATTATATTTAAATGTTTTGGGCGAATAAATGTTTTCCTTTAAAATATTGCCTTCCTTATAATGATTTCTACTTAAAAGTGGCATTATTTTAGCTGTTAAAATAATAAAAGACATGGCTAACATTAAGTACATTATCTTTTCTTTTAAGTTATAACCTTCTGAATAAATTTCAACATCATCTTTGTTTTCTTTTTCTAATTTTAATATTAATTTAAGTCCGAAAAATCTAAACTTTTTCATAAGTTCCTCCAAAAAAATCTATCCTATAATTTCTTCTATACTTTTTCTTATTATATTCTTAGTTGGGATACTTTTTATAAAATATTTCCCATATCTTTTTGTTACGATTCTATTATCTAAGATTGTAATAACCCCTCTATCTTCTTTACTTCTTATTAGCCTTCCAATTCCTTGCTTAAATTTTATAACTGATTCTGGAATCTGATACTCTAAAAATGAATTTTTCCCTTGTTCTTCATATTTTTCAATGATGGCTTCTGTAATAGGATCGTTTGGTACTTTAAAAGGTAATTTTACTATTACAACTGAACTTAATTTATCTCCCTTTACATCCACTCCTTCCCAAAAAGAATCTGTTCCAAGTAAAACTGGAAATTTACTTTTTTTATATAACTCAACTAGTTTTGTTCTAGGGTACATCCCTTGAATAAATAAGTTTATTCCATTTGCTTCAAGTTCCTTTCTAATTGAATAATAAACATAATTTAACGCCTTATACGATGTAAATAAAACAAATGTTCTTCCTTTACTTTTTATTATTAATTTTTCTAGAAACCTTTGAACATCCTCTAAAAAATTCCTGTCGTTTGGTGCAGAAATATCCTCTGGAATATATACTTTCATCTGTTTATCATAGTCAAATGGTGACTCTATAATTTTGTCGTAAGTTTTCTCTTCTAAACCTATTGAATTTTTAAAATATTTAAAATTATTCATAACTGCAATAGTTGCAGAAGTAAAAATAATTTGTTTTAAGTTTTCATATAAGTTTTCAGAAAGTTCACTATCTATTTTTAAAGGAGTGGCCACTAATTTAGAATTATTTTTTTTCTCATTTACCTCAATCCAATATATAAATTTATCATCTTCAAAAGTATTGATAAACTTAAAGTTACTTAAAAATGATTCTAATTTATTTGTATAGTTTATAAATTCATTTATTTTTCCTTCTTTATCCTCTGCTTCAGAAATTAAAGATAGTACTCGTTTTATTGTATTTAGGTAACTTTCAAATTCCAAAATAAAATCTTCTTTTTCTTTTTCTAGCATTTTTAAAAAAGTTGACTCTATAATCTCCCCTTTTTTTATTCTAACTGATAAACTTCCATTTTGACCCTTTGAAAATATTTCTATAACTCTTTTAAAAAAATTATTTCCAGCTAAAAATAAATTTTTATGTTCATCTATTAGTTTCTCACTTATTATTTTTTGAACCTTTGATTTATTATCTAAATCTATTTTATTTAAATATTTATATAAAATACTTATGTGCCCATTTAATTTATAATTAGTTTCACTTTCTTCTAATAACTTTTCTTTAGACGAATTATCTCTTTCTTTTTTAGAATTGTAAATTTTATTCATGGATTTTACAAAACTATATTTTGAAACTTCATATGAAAAATAATCCCTTGCTACTTTTTCAATATTATGAGCTTCATCAAATACAACTAAACCATATTCTGGCAATATTGAGAAATCACTATTAAAACCTATTTCTTTCTTTATTGCTAAATCAGAAAAAAAGATATGATGATTTGCTATTAAAATATCTGCATTTTTTTTCTCATCCCTTGCTTTAAAAAAGAAACATTCTTCCCTGTGAGGACAACCATTATAGCAAGTGTCACTTTCGCTTTTAAAATACTCCCAAATATCGTAACTTGGTTCAAAATTCAGTTCTGATTTATCCCCTGTTTCTGTTGCTCTTCCCCAATTTATTAATTCTTTAATTTGAATTTTTTGTTCATCTGATAAACTTCCTGCCTTTATAACATTTCCACTAGAAACATTATAATATTTCCTGTTGCATAAATAGTTTCCTCTACCTTTAACTAAAACATAATTAAATTTTTTACCCATAATTTTACGAACCATTGGTATATCTTTATTCATTAGTTGTTCTTGTAAATTAATTGTGTTGGTACTTATAACAACTTTTTTTTCATTTTCAAGAGCCCATTCTATACTAGGTATTAAATAAGCTAAAGTTTTCCCTGTTCCTGTTCCTGCTTCAACAATAATTTTTTCCTCTTTATTTAAACCCTCTTGAATATGTTTTACCATATTATTTTGTTCTTGTCTAAATTCAAAATCTTTAAAATTTTGAGCTATTAATCCCTTTTCTTCAAAATAAGGGAGAACATCTATTTTTTTATTTTCCTTTGAAAATGATTCCATAACAACATAAATGTTGTTAACTTCATTATTTATAATATAAAAACCACCGTCTTTTTTATTTCCAAAAACATTTGCTACTTCAATATCAGAATCTGAAGGATATAGATATCCTGAAGGATGATTATGTATTATAACTTCATTTCTCTTCATTCTTTTTAAAAAAGCTGGAACACTATATTTATTTCCTCTAGCTAAGGAAATAACTTCAGAAACTATTCTATCTTCATTTAAAATCCCTCTAAAAAAAACTTCATTATTTCCAGAGTTTATAATCTCTTCCTTCATTTTTTTTATAGACTTTGCATCTATCATATCTTCTATCTTCATGACTTTCCTCTCCATATTTTATACTATAGATTATATCATATTTTTTTTCTTAAAAAACATAAACTTTTTTTTATTTTCCTATGATATTACTAAACTTTATGATATAATGTTCTCGGTCCATTGTTTTAAATATGTGTGTCTCTTTTTAGATTATCACCTATTTTACGTTTAGGAACAAATAAATTTTTTATTAATATTAGGAGGTTTTGATTTGGCAAACAATAAATCAGCTAAAAAGAGAGTAATTTTAAATGAAAGAAACAGAGTTAGAAATCAAGCAGTAAAAACAAAGGTAAAAACTACAACTAAAAAGGTATTAGCTTCTGTTGAAGATGGTAACAAAGAAGTAGCTTTACAAGTTTTATCTGCTGCTTATAAAGAATTTGACAAAGCAGTTTCTAAAGGTGTTTTCAAGAAAAATACTATTTCTAGAAAAAAAGCTAGACTATCTGCTAGAGTTAACGCTTTATAATTAGATTCAAATAATTAATAAGCTAGACCCAGAAGAAAATTTCTTCTGGGTTTTTTCTTTACAATATATTTAAATATTCATTAACATTTCTATTAAAGATGCCACCACTATCCCTAGTATAAAAAACAAAGTTAAACTTCTATATTTTTTTAAAAAATAATTTATAAACTTTGTAAATACACCTATCCCTAAAATTACTCCAACTCCAAAATAACCTAAGGGTAAAAAATCTAAGTTGCTTATATAATAAATTACATTTTGGTGTTCACCTAAAGCTAACAGTAAAAGAGACCCTGAAATACCTGGAACAATCATCGCCCCCCCTGCAAGGGATCCACAGAATAATAATTTTATTCCATAGGCAGTATCAAAGGTTTTTCTTATTTGAAAATCTGAGTTTCCAGCACTGAACTTATGGACTATCATGAAAAAAGTTAGTACAAAAATCATTCCCAAACAAAAATAAATTATATTTTTCACCTCTTTTATTCGTTCCCCTTTAACAACAACAGGAATAGAGGGCAAAACCAATACAACAAAAATTAACTTTGTGTATAATGGATAATTTTCATATAAATATCCCACTATTTTTGCAAAACTTAAAATTCCAATAACTGCACCTATAATTATTGGAGCAATAAATACTATATATTCTATTTTCTTTTTCACTGGTGCTGTTACAAAATTTGCCAATGACTCTATTAGTTTATCGTAAATCCCAAAAACTATTGCCATTGTTCCCCCTGAAACTCCAGGTATAACATTGGCCACTCCAATACCCATTCCTTTAAATATATTTATAATAAAGCTGTTCATTTTCATTTTTCCTCCAAGTAATACTAATATTTTTATATTCTAGCATACTTTTATTAAAATTTGGAAAATTAAATAAAAACAGCTATATTATTTTAGTAAATAGAATAATATAACTGTTTTTTATTTATTTTTTATTATATTTTAATTTTATCCTTTATAATTTACCTTTTTTTACAGCAATTAATAAAGTTACTATTAATCCACCCCAAACAGCTGTACATCCAAATATCATCATTACTAAAGCTAATTTATTCATAATATCTAATCCTCCTCTTCAGATTTTTTCCATTTTTTATTATAGAATATAGTTGCAAATATAATCATTAAAAGAATCGTTCCCCATCCAAAAACTATTTGTCCCATAAATGCAGGTTTGTCTGTTCCATTTAAATCTATTAATTTTTTTATTCCACTAACAAGATTACTTATAACAGTTATACCAAGCACTCCTGGTGTTAAATATTTTAATAGGAAATTAAATATCCTACCAATTTTAAAATCTGAATATTCGTTAGCTTCTAATCTTATTTTTTCAATACCATATACATAACTTATCAAAATAGACTCAGTCAATCCCAAGGTAGCTATTACATATTGTCCAACATGGGCATCAACTATATCTAATATAAAATTAAATCCTGCATAGGTTGCAAAACAAGCACTTCCTAAAAATCCTATTATTGAAACTAATCCCACTATTTTTTCTCTTTTAATATTAAATTTATCTAAAGTTGCTGTTGTAAAAGCTTCTAGCATTGATATACTTGAAGAAAGCCCTGCTATAAATAAACAAAAGAAAAATAAAAATCCTATTATACCTTGAAGAAAAACATTAGTTGTAATAGTAGATACTGCAATTGGGAAAGCTATAAAAGCTACACCAGCACCTGAACCAAAGGAGTTAAAATCAACTCCCATGGTATTAACTAAATATCCTAAAGTTGAAAAAACTGTAATTCCTGCTATTATATCAAAAGAAGCATTTGAAAATACTGTTATAAATGAATTATTAACAATATCCCAATCATCTCCCAAATAAGATCCATAAGCTATCATAACACCAACTGCTAAGGTTGTTGAAAAAAATACTTGGGCATAGGCTGCTACCCATATATTAGGATTTAAAATCTTAGTGAAATCTGGAGTAAATAATTCATTTAATCCTAAAATTGCTCCTGGTAATCTAACTGAATTAATCATAAAAGCTATCATCATAACCATTAATAAAGGTGTAAATATTTTAGAAGCTTTCTCTATACCTTGGGAAATTCCATTTTTTACAATTATCCAGTTCCCAACCCAAACAACAATAACAAAACCTAATAGGTATTTACTAATCCCAGCTGCAAAATCAAAGGGTCCTGTTCCTCCACCAACAATTAATCCCATTAATTTTCCAGGATCCGACATCCAATTTACTATTCCAAAGGCATGAGCCAATGACCAGACCATAAATATAACTGATATGGATATTATAGTACTGTAAAACATCATTACTATAATTGGAACCATTACTTGAAGCCATCCTATCCATTCATATTTTTTACCTAATAATTTAAAAGCTTTAGTTGATCCCCCTCTAACTTTCCTCCCATAAGTATATTCTAATATCATCAAAGGAATACCACAAGTAAACAAAGCCACTATATATGGTAAGAAGAAAGCTCCTCCACCATTTCTATAAGCTTGAAATGGAAACCTCCACAAATTCCCTAGCCCAATAGCTGCACCAACTGCTGCAAATATGAATCCTCTTCTACTTCCCCATACTTCTCTTTGTTCTGCCATACCAACCTCCTAGATATTCTTATTACTTAAATAACCTAAAAAATTTATTTCAAAATATAAGCTCGCCCTCATATATTTTAGACAGTATCCCTTTTAAATGTATGTAGTTAATCTTCTGATTTCAAATACCTATATATTGTTTTTTCTGATGTGTTAAATCTTTTTGCTAACTCTCCTATATTTCCCTTCAAATTAAAAACACCCTTTTCATTTAGTTCTTTTATTATTTTTATTTTTTCTGATGTTTTTAAAGCATCGTTTGGTTTTTTTATTTCACTAAAAAGTTTATTTATCATCTTTTCAGAGTATTCTTCAACAGTATTTTTAAAATTTTCCTCTTCGTATTCCTTGGTTAAATTTCTTTCAGGTCCCCCTGTAATACTCTTTAAAGTTTCGTTTAAATAATTTGCTGCTGATACTATATCTGAAATATCTATTTTTATATTTAGTAATCCTATTATTTCATTATTTGATTCATCCCTTATAAAATAAGTTGACACTCTACACAGATTACCATTTTTATCCTTCCCTGGAATTTTATTAATCGATTTTTTTTCTGTAGTCTTATAATTTTCAAAAATATTCAAATATATATTAGGAATACTGCTCCCTAATTCACAATTACAATTTGAACTTTTAGCTGTTAATTTTCCTTTTCCATTTTTTGAAAATTCGTATAAAGTGACTTCCACATCTCTTCCCAATGAATTTCCTATAAATTCAACCATGAATTTATAATGTTTTAAAATATCTTTCTTTTCTATGAAAATCCCCCCTCATTCAAACAGCGAGATTTTTTTCTCAAATTATTTTATAACGAGAAAATTTTCCGCTTTATAATACTTATTATATCCTTTTTTTAATACAAAACAAATATATAATATATATTTAAATGTTTTTTGTCCCTATTTTTAGGACTTTTGTAAGTATTTTTTAATTATTTAATAAAATGGCCTTTCTTTATTTTTAGTTCTTAAATCTTTTTTTTAAAGTACTTACTTATAAATTTAATTTTTCATCACTATTTCATTTGAAATCATTGCACATATATTAAATGAATAGTTCTGTTTTAAAGCATAAAACGATTAATTTATTTAGTGCTTTCTTTCACTCTTTTCAAATATCTATAAATACTAGCTTGGGAACATCTTAATTTCTCTGCCACATATTTCACTGCTCCCCTTAATATGAAAACACCTTTATCATTCATTTTTTCAACTATATCCATTTTTTCTTCAAGAGTTAACCTTTCAACAGGTACTCCCAAGTCATCTATAATCAATTTTAATATTTCATCAACAGTATCTTCCATTGAACTATAAAAATTTTCAATTTCATCTTGATTAATTTTTTTTGATTTTAGTTTATCAGTATATGTGTGTTTTTCCTTTGCAAAATTATTAGGATGACATAGACCTAAAATATCTTCAACTATAAGTTGATATCTACTATCATCAAAATTTATACATAAAAGACCTAATAATGTATTTTCTGAATTTTTTATAAAATATATATTTGATCTTAGCATCTTCCCTTCTTTTGATAAAGAAATATAATCAGATATATAATTTTTGCTTCTGTAAACCCCTTTAGATATAGCCTCTAAAGA
This portion of the Fusobacterium sp. IOR10 genome encodes:
- the ybeY gene encoding rRNA maturation RNase YbeY, yielding MNIEGYEEEISYDSVEQYVKELLNREYVSEREVYISILLTGNEEIQGINKEYRGKDSPTDVISFAYHDNDEGVSGIYDSLGDMVISLERVEEQRKDYGHSFKREFYYVLTHGLLHLLGYDHIQEDDKKIMRKKEEEILSKYGYVRD
- a CDS encoding HD family phosphohydrolase; the encoded protein is MKKFRFFGLKLILKLEKENKDDVEIYSEGYNLKEKIMYLMLAMSFIILTAKIMPLLSRNHYKEGNILKENIYSPKTFKYNDINKRKAIVQELILTSKKEYISVPEVEENNIKGLENFYDQILDLKRGKKLDFNYKYIEDIIGKDINKNIILDISKLKLSEIIKQKTKLLNMVKFIYTKGVRKEGQVISLGSETEEKISQLNDLETKILKSFIVPNLIYDKEKTENGIKEKTSMIGEQITEISAGSLIAKKGEVLTERKLDILSAAGVYSYGESLLRFVANIVYLLTISVGAYNLLYGSYKKELLNKKIYKSIFFITVVMFLVYRFIDIKYLYLLPFEMVFFLLDVLVNSNFAFMMGMIYLAYIMPLTGYNVFYFIISLLSMVFGVRLFKNIKTRSQLISIGVQLSIVKFIFYIIIAYFSKVAGFEILFNSGLIIISGIMSGMLSISIVPYFERTFNILTTFKLLELGDLSQPLLRDLSVKAPGTFYHSMMVATISENAAAEIGADSIFTRVASYYHDIGKLKRPKFFVENQEGGENLHKGLTPSLSALIILSHTKEGVELGKAYMIPKEIRDIMYEHQGTTLLTYFYNKAKQDSLNIREEDFRYSGPKPRTKESAIIMLADSVEAAVRSLDKKTYTTIEEMIRKVISGKIEDGQLSDADLTFKEIEIIIKVFTKTLIGIHHVRIKYPGQKK
- a CDS encoding ATP-dependent DNA helicase, whose product is MKIEDMIDAKSIKKMKEEIINSGNNEVFFRGILNEDRIVSEVISLARGNKYSVPAFLKRMKRNEVIIHNHPSGYLYPSDSDIEVANVFGNKKDGGFYIINNEVNNIYVVMESFSKENKKIDVLPYFEEKGLIAQNFKDFEFRQEQNNMVKHIQEGLNKEEKIIVEAGTGTGKTLAYLIPSIEWALENEKKVVISTNTINLQEQLMNKDIPMVRKIMGKKFNYVLVKGRGNYLCNRKYYNVSSGNVIKAGSLSDEQKIQIKELINWGRATETGDKSELNFEPSYDIWEYFKSESDTCYNGCPHREECFFFKARDEKKNADILIANHHIFFSDLAIKKEIGFNSDFSILPEYGLVVFDEAHNIEKVARDYFSYEVSKYSFVKSMNKIYNSKKERDNSSKEKLLEESETNYKLNGHISILYKYLNKIDLDNKSKVQKIISEKLIDEHKNLFLAGNNFFKRVIEIFSKGQNGSLSVRIKKGEIIESTFLKMLEKEKEDFILEFESYLNTIKRVLSLISEAEDKEGKINEFINYTNKLESFLSNFKFINTFEDDKFIYWIEVNEKKNNSKLVATPLKIDSELSENLYENLKQIIFTSATIAVMNNFKYFKNSIGLEEKTYDKIIESPFDYDKQMKVYIPEDISAPNDRNFLEDVQRFLEKLIIKSKGRTFVLFTSYKALNYVYYSIRKELEANGINLFIQGMYPRTKLVELYKKSKFPVLLGTDSFWEGVDVKGDKLSSVVIVKLPFKVPNDPITEAIIEKYEEQGKNSFLEYQIPESVIKFKQGIGRLIRSKEDRGVITILDNRIVTKRYGKYFIKSIPTKNIIRKSIEEIIG
- the rpsT gene encoding 30S ribosomal protein S20 codes for the protein MANNKSAKKRVILNERNRVRNQAVKTKVKTTTKKVLASVEDGNKEVALQVLSAAYKEFDKAVSKGVFKKNTISRKKARLSARVNAL
- a CDS encoding DUF368 domain-containing protein; the encoded protein is MKMNSFIINIFKGMGIGVANVIPGVSGGTMAIVFGIYDKLIESLANFVTAPVKKKIEYIVFIAPIIIGAVIGILSFAKIVGYLYENYPLYTKLIFVVLVLPSIPVVVKGERIKEVKNIIYFCLGMIFVLTFFMIVHKFSAGNSDFQIRKTFDTAYGIKLLFCGSLAGGAMIVPGISGSLLLLALGEHQNVIYYISNLDFLPLGYFGVGVILGIGVFTKFINYFLKKYRSLTLFFILGIVVASLIEMLMNI
- a CDS encoding MetS family NSS transporter small subunit; translation: MNKLALVMMIFGCTAVWGGLIVTLLIAVKKGKL
- a CDS encoding sodium-dependent transporter; amino-acid sequence: MAEQREVWGSRRGFIFAAVGAAIGLGNLWRFPFQAYRNGGGAFFLPYIVALFTCGIPLMILEYTYGRKVRGGSTKAFKLLGKKYEWIGWLQVMVPIIVMMFYSTIISISVIFMVWSLAHAFGIVNWMSDPGKLMGLIVGGGTGPFDFAAGISKYLLGFVIVVWVGNWIIVKNGISQGIEKASKIFTPLLMVMMIAFMINSVRLPGAILGLNELFTPDFTKILNPNIWVAAYAQVFFSTTLAVGVMIAYGSYLGDDWDIVNNSFITVFSNASFDIIAGITVFSTLGYLVNTMGVDFNSFGSGAGVAFIAFPIAVSTITTNVFLQGIIGFLFFFCLFIAGLSSSISMLEAFTTATLDKFNIKREKIVGLVSIIGFLGSACFATYAGFNFILDIVDAHVGQYVIATLGLTESILISYVYGIEKIRLEANEYSDFKIGRIFNFLLKYLTPGVLGITVISNLVSGIKKLIDLNGTDKPAFMGQIVFGWGTILLMIIFATIFYNKKWKKSEEED
- a CDS encoding helix-turn-helix domain-containing protein, coding for MFIEKKDILKHYKFMVEFIGNSLGRDVEVTLYEFSKNGKGKLTAKSSNCNCELGSSIPNIYLNIFENYKTTEKKSINKIPGKDKNGNLCRVSTYFIRDESNNEIIGLLNIKIDISDIVSAANYLNETLKSITGGPERNLTKEYEEENFKNTVEEYSEKMINKLFSEIKKPNDALKTSEKIKIIKELNEKGVFNLKGNIGELAKRFNTSEKTIYRYLKSED
- a CDS encoding transcriptional regulator produces the protein MIKAGLYPYLGLIEFLAHTLGPDYEIVLYDFSYEDSSIISIANGHISGRKIGAPLNKKSLEAISKGVYRSKNYISDYISLSKEGKMLRSNIYFIKNSENTLLGLLCINFDDSRYQLIVEDILGLCHPNNFAKEKHTYTDKLKSKKINQDEIENFYSSMEDTVDEILKLIIDDLGVPVERLTLEEKMDIVEKMNDKGVFILRGAVKYVAEKLRCSQASIYRYLKRVKESTK